One region of Hoeflea sp. 108 genomic DNA includes:
- a CDS encoding GNAT family N-acetyltransferase, which produces MQIRRFEPDDLDDVVNVILPIQRDEFGFDVTIDDQPDLKIIPEFYQRGLGEFWVAEVDGRIVGTIGLVDIGGGLAALRKMFVAAEWRGREHGVAAQLLGLLLATANQRGITAVYLGTTDRFLAAHRFYEKNGFVEVARADLPESFPVVFVDTKFYVHRLGG; this is translated from the coding sequence ATGCAGATCCGTCGTTTCGAGCCCGATGACCTCGACGATGTCGTGAACGTCATCCTGCCGATCCAGCGAGACGAGTTCGGCTTTGACGTCACCATCGACGACCAACCCGACCTCAAGATCATCCCGGAATTCTACCAGCGTGGCCTGGGTGAGTTCTGGGTGGCGGAGGTCGATGGCAGGATCGTCGGAACGATTGGCCTGGTCGACATCGGTGGCGGCCTGGCCGCGCTGCGCAAGATGTTCGTCGCCGCAGAATGGCGCGGCCGCGAGCATGGCGTCGCAGCACAGCTGCTCGGCCTCCTGCTTGCGACCGCAAACCAGCGCGGCATCACCGCCGTCTATCTCGGCACCACCGACAGGTTCCTCGCTGCCCATCGCTTCTATGAGAAGAATGGCTTCGTCGAGGTCGCCAGGGCCGACCTGCCGGAGAGTTTTCCGGTCGTGTTCGTGGACACCAAATTCTACGTCCACCGGCTGGGTGGCTGA
- the xth gene encoding exodeoxyribonuclease III, whose product MKIVTWNINGVRARIENLVHWLKESDPDIVCLQEIKTVDEGFPRFEIEALGYNVETHGQKGFNGVAILSKLRFDEVNRGLPGDDSDEQARFIEGVFSTDKGALRVVSLYLPNGNPVGTEKFPYKLSWMARLERWAAERLVLEEALVLAGDYNVIPEAKDARNIEQWLGDALYQPETRRAFRRLENLGFTEAVRAVTDQPDVYTFWDYQAGAWQKNNGIRIDHLLLSPEAASRFTSASIEKHVRAWEKPSDHVPVAIDLTLQAA is encoded by the coding sequence ATGAAGATCGTGACCTGGAACATTAACGGCGTCCGAGCCCGCATCGAAAACCTGGTGCATTGGCTGAAGGAAAGCGATCCGGACATCGTCTGCCTGCAGGAAATCAAGACGGTCGACGAAGGCTTTCCGCGTTTCGAGATCGAGGCGCTGGGCTACAATGTCGAAACTCACGGCCAGAAGGGTTTCAACGGCGTCGCCATCCTGTCCAAGCTGCGCTTTGACGAGGTCAATCGCGGCCTGCCCGGCGATGACTCCGACGAGCAGGCACGCTTCATCGAAGGCGTGTTCTCGACCGACAAGGGCGCGCTGCGCGTGGTTTCGCTCTACCTGCCCAATGGCAATCCCGTCGGCACCGAAAAATTCCCCTACAAACTGTCGTGGATGGCGCGGCTGGAGCGCTGGGCGGCCGAGCGGCTGGTGCTGGAAGAAGCGCTGGTGCTCGCCGGCGACTACAACGTCATCCCTGAAGCAAAGGACGCCCGCAACATCGAGCAGTGGCTTGGCGATGCGCTTTACCAGCCGGAAACGCGCCGGGCGTTCAGGCGGCTTGAGAATCTCGGTTTCACCGAAGCTGTGCGCGCCGTCACCGACCAGCCCGATGTCTACACTTTCTGGGATTACCAAGCCGGCGCCTGGCAGAAAAACAACGGCATCCGCATCGACCATCTGCTCTTGTCGCCCGAGGCAGCAAGCCGGTTCACCTCGGCCTCGATCGAAAAGCACGTGCGCGCCTGGGAAAAGCCGTCGGACCACGTGCCGGTGGCGATAGACCTCACCCTTCAGGCGGCGTGA
- a CDS encoding VOC family protein: MRRPKALRQVALSAGRDIDTTLAFWRDVFGLPVHARYDPPGIAFIIVGGIRLFFTGGVPQGTVYLDIDDLDTFHEQASERGVAFTTAPTLVHRDTEGEFGPPGESEWMAFLKDPAGNTIGLVERK, encoded by the coding sequence ATGCGGCGTCCAAAAGCGCTCAGGCAGGTTGCGCTCTCGGCCGGCCGGGACATCGACACGACGCTCGCCTTCTGGCGCGACGTGTTCGGGCTGCCGGTGCATGCGCGCTACGATCCCCCCGGCATAGCCTTCATCATCGTCGGCGGCATCAGGCTGTTCTTCACCGGCGGCGTGCCGCAGGGCACCGTCTATCTCGACATCGACGATCTCGACACATTCCACGAACAGGCATCCGAGCGTGGCGTTGCCTTCACCACTGCGCCGACGCTCGTGCACCGCGACACCGAGGGCGAGTTCGGCCCGCCCGGCGAGAGTGAGTGGATGGCCTTCCTGAAGGACCCGGCCGGCAACACGATCGGCCTTGTCGAACGCAAGTAG
- the erpA gene encoding iron-sulfur cluster insertion protein ErpA encodes MGADAKTAMKVEMTDAAAKRIAKIVAGDPGKIALRISVEGGGCSGFSYKFDLVDARNDDDVAIERDGATLLVDDLSLVYMGGSVVDFVDDLMGQSFQIKNPNAVAGCGCGTSFSI; translated from the coding sequence ATGGGCGCTGATGCCAAGACTGCCATGAAGGTCGAAATGACCGATGCCGCTGCGAAGCGCATAGCCAAGATCGTCGCCGGCGATCCGGGCAAGATCGCCTTGCGTATTTCGGTCGAAGGCGGTGGTTGCTCCGGCTTTTCCTACAAATTCGATCTGGTCGACGCCCGCAATGACGACGACGTCGCCATCGAGCGCGACGGTGCCACGCTTCTCGTCGACGACCTGTCGCTGGTCTACATGGGCGGCTCGGTGGTCGATTTCGTCGACGACCTGATGGGCCAGTCGTTCCAGATCAAAAATCCCAACGCGGTCGCCGGCTGCGGCTGCGGCACCAGCTTCTCCATCTGA
- a CDS encoding outer membrane protein transport protein, producing the protein MNISRLKALLGATALTIVAAGAAQAGGFSRGTADTDILFEEGNFNIRTGVTYVNPTRKYSKNLLNPQLVGVDYADSYAIPSAAVKFNILEDLRCAGTFTQSFGGGATWPTPSGPVAKLDEDFHVNEFAATCGYKVDLSKGRIWLIGGAFVESLEYNLVAGAGAIDGTLKDNNVGWRAGIAYEIPEIALRAQLLYRSGFNVEATGSALYLGAATLPANGTAELPQSVELKFQTGVAPGWLAYGNVKWTDWSVTKELVLNVPALGLSSRNEYYWQDGWTITGGVGHAFTDKISGTAFVSWDRGVGTGWDLTADTYSIGVGASMKDALGGELRLGGAAIYMGEVSETKYVPVLNRTVQADWGFALSAGYSVKW; encoded by the coding sequence ATGAACATTTCGCGTCTCAAAGCGCTGCTGGGGGCAACGGCGCTGACGATCGTTGCGGCAGGCGCAGCCCAGGCCGGCGGTTTCTCGCGCGGCACGGCCGATACGGACATTCTGTTCGAGGAAGGCAATTTCAACATTCGTACCGGCGTCACTTATGTTAATCCAACGAGGAAGTACTCGAAGAACCTTCTGAATCCTCAGTTGGTTGGCGTCGACTATGCCGATAGCTACGCTATTCCGTCTGCGGCGGTGAAGTTCAATATTCTTGAGGACCTCAGATGCGCAGGAACCTTCACACAGTCATTCGGCGGTGGTGCTACTTGGCCGACACCTAGTGGCCCGGTGGCGAAGCTTGATGAGGATTTCCACGTCAATGAGTTTGCCGCGACCTGTGGATACAAGGTAGATTTGAGCAAGGGGCGCATTTGGCTCATCGGTGGCGCCTTCGTGGAGAGCCTCGAATACAATCTCGTTGCGGGTGCTGGCGCTATTGACGGTACGCTGAAAGACAATAATGTCGGCTGGCGAGCAGGGATTGCGTACGAAATTCCAGAAATCGCCCTTCGGGCACAGCTTCTCTACCGTTCGGGCTTCAACGTTGAAGCAACGGGAAGCGCGCTCTATCTAGGTGCCGCGACATTGCCGGCCAATGGCACTGCGGAACTGCCGCAAAGCGTTGAATTGAAGTTCCAGACGGGTGTCGCTCCCGGCTGGCTGGCCTACGGTAATGTCAAGTGGACTGATTGGTCGGTGACCAAGGAACTTGTCTTGAATGTCCCAGCGTTGGGCCTGTCGAGCCGAAATGAATATTATTGGCAAGATGGCTGGACGATTACTGGCGGCGTTGGTCATGCCTTCACCGACAAGATTTCGGGAACTGCATTTGTTTCGTGGGACCGTGGTGTCGGCACCGGTTGGGATCTCACTGCAGACACCTACTCGATCGGGGTCGGCGCTTCGATGAAGGATGCTCTCGGGGGAGAACTCCGCCTGGGCGGCGCCGCGATCTATATGGGCGAAGTTTCTGAAACAAAGTATGTTCCAGTCCTGAACCGTACGGTTCAGGCCGATTGGGGCTTTGCCCTCTCTGCTGGCTACAGCGTGAAGTGGTAA
- a CDS encoding deoxyguanosinetriphosphate triphosphohydrolase, with the protein MAGERQLGDIGFGYRPRAAYACDPQRSRGRLFDEIESPTRTPFQRDRDRIIHSTAFRRLKHKTQVFVAHEGDHFRTRLTHTIEVAQIARALARALRCDEDLAEAIALVHDFGHTPFGHTGEDALNEKMEPWGGFDHNAQSLRVVTKLERRYAEFDGLNLTWETLEGLVKHNGPLTDAAGNGLKGPVPQAIRDYSELHDLELNRFASLEAQCAAIADDIAYNTHDIDDGLRAGLLTLDMLDEVALPAEILRGVRERYPALDPVRTGHELMRRQITIFVEDVIAAAAARLASHNPDSADAVRAAGEAMVTFSAEMTAMEKELKAFLYRNMYRHSEVMRVRANADRIVRELFDAYFADPRAMPEGWREGLDRAEDRIKARHVADFLAGMTDTYAVKEHRRLFDHTPDLV; encoded by the coding sequence ATGGCAGGCGAGCGGCAACTTGGCGACATTGGCTTCGGCTACCGGCCGCGCGCGGCCTATGCCTGCGATCCCCAGCGGTCGCGCGGTCGCCTGTTCGACGAGATCGAGAGCCCGACGCGCACGCCGTTCCAGCGCGACCGCGACCGCATCATTCATTCGACCGCCTTCCGCCGCCTCAAGCACAAGACCCAGGTGTTCGTGGCGCATGAGGGCGATCATTTCCGCACGCGGCTGACCCACACCATCGAGGTGGCGCAAATCGCCCGTGCATTGGCGCGCGCCCTGCGCTGCGACGAGGATCTGGCCGAGGCTATCGCGCTCGTCCACGATTTCGGCCACACGCCCTTCGGCCACACCGGAGAGGACGCGCTCAACGAGAAGATGGAGCCCTGGGGCGGCTTCGACCACAATGCCCAATCGCTGCGCGTTGTGACCAAGCTCGAGCGTCGCTATGCCGAGTTCGACGGCCTCAACCTGACCTGGGAGACACTGGAAGGTCTGGTCAAGCACAACGGCCCGCTGACCGATGCTGCCGGCAACGGGTTGAAGGGGCCGGTGCCGCAGGCGATCCGCGACTATTCCGAGCTGCACGATCTCGAGCTCAACCGTTTCGCCAGCCTGGAGGCGCAGTGCGCGGCGATTGCCGACGACATCGCCTACAACACCCATGACATCGACGATGGCCTGCGCGCCGGGTTGCTGACGCTCGACATGCTGGACGAAGTCGCGCTGCCGGCCGAAATTCTGCGCGGCGTGCGCGAGCGCTACCCGGCGCTCGATCCGGTACGAACAGGGCATGAGCTGATGCGCCGCCAGATCACCATCTTCGTCGAGGACGTGATCGCTGCTGCCGCCGCACGGCTCGCCAGCCATAATCCTGACAGCGCCGACGCGGTGAGGGCGGCCGGCGAGGCAATGGTGACATTCTCGGCCGAGATGACGGCGATGGAGAAGGAGCTCAAGGCTTTCCTCTATCGCAACATGTACCGGCATTCCGAAGTCATGCGGGTGCGTGCCAACGCCGACCGCATCGTGCGGGAGCTGTTCGACGCCTATTTCGCCGACCCGCGTGCCATGCCCGAGGGCTGGCGCGAAGGGCTCGACAGGGCGGAGGACCGCATCAAGGCACGCCATGTCGCCGACTTCCTGGCGGGCATGACCGACACCTATGCGGTCAAGGAGCACCGACGCTTGTTTGACCATACGCCCGATTTGGTTTAG
- a CDS encoding nucleobase:cation symporter-2 family protein: MSNSPLPVDEVLPAPRLAALGIQHVLVMYAGAIAVPLIVGRALKLDPEQVAFLISADLFVCGVVTIIQSFGATQWFGIKLPVMMGVTFAAVGPMVAMANANQGLDGARMIFGAIIGAGVVAMLIAPLVSRMLRFFPPVVTGTIIVVIGASLMRIGINWIFGNPVGPTAPRLIAPEHAEWLKAMTDMAAATGSTIPVIPQKLALAATVPNPAYAPLTNVGISAVVLLSILAIARFGKGFMSNIAVLLGIVIGGVLTASLGMMNFDKVASAGWFELITPLHFGMPIFDPILIVTMVLVMIVVMIESTGMFLALGDMTGKKITQPMLSAGLRTDGLGTIIGGLFNTFPYTSFSQNVGLVGVTGVKSRFVCVAGGVILIILGLVPKMGALVEALPTVVLGGAGLVMFGMVAATGIRILSNVDFKTNRNNLFVVAVSIGFGMIPLVAPDFKMWMPHGIHPLIESGILLASISAVVLNAFFNGTKVDEAEIREAALASEA, translated from the coding sequence ATGTCCAACAGTCCACTTCCTGTGGACGAGGTGCTACCTGCGCCTCGTCTAGCTGCGCTCGGCATCCAGCATGTCCTGGTCATGTATGCCGGTGCCATCGCCGTGCCGCTCATCGTCGGCCGGGCCCTCAAGCTCGATCCCGAGCAGGTGGCCTTCCTGATCTCCGCCGACCTGTTCGTCTGTGGCGTCGTCACCATCATCCAGTCCTTTGGCGCAACGCAATGGTTCGGCATCAAGCTCCCGGTTATGATGGGCGTCACCTTCGCGGCCGTCGGCCCGATGGTCGCCATGGCCAACGCCAACCAGGGGCTCGACGGCGCGCGCATGATCTTCGGTGCCATTATTGGCGCCGGCGTGGTTGCGATGCTGATCGCGCCGCTGGTCAGTCGAATGCTCAGGTTCTTTCCGCCAGTTGTCACCGGCACCATCATCGTTGTCATCGGCGCGTCGCTGATGCGCATCGGCATCAACTGGATCTTCGGCAATCCGGTCGGCCCGACCGCACCGCGCCTGATTGCGCCCGAACACGCCGAATGGCTGAAGGCCATGACCGACATGGCAGCGGCGACCGGTTCGACCATCCCCGTGATACCCCAGAAGCTGGCGTTGGCGGCAACCGTTCCCAACCCGGCCTATGCGCCGCTCACCAATGTTGGCATCTCGGCTGTCGTGCTTCTGTCCATCCTGGCGATCGCCAGGTTCGGCAAGGGCTTTATGTCCAATATCGCCGTGCTTCTCGGCATCGTCATCGGCGGCGTGCTCACCGCATCGCTCGGCATGATGAATTTCGACAAGGTCGCGTCCGCCGGATGGTTCGAGCTGATCACGCCGCTGCATTTCGGCATGCCGATATTCGATCCGATCCTGATCGTCACCATGGTGCTGGTCATGATCGTGGTGATGATCGAATCGACGGGCATGTTCCTGGCGCTCGGCGACATGACCGGTAAGAAGATCACCCAGCCGATGCTCTCGGCCGGCCTGCGGACAGATGGCCTGGGCACCATCATCGGCGGCCTGTTCAACACCTTCCCCTACACCAGCTTCTCGCAGAATGTCGGCCTGGTGGGCGTTACTGGCGTCAAGAGTCGCTTCGTCTGCGTCGCCGGCGGTGTAATCCTCATCATCCTCGGCCTCGTGCCCAAGATGGGCGCGCTGGTCGAGGCATTGCCGACCGTGGTGCTGGGTGGGGCGGGGCTCGTCATGTTCGGCATGGTCGCAGCGACCGGCATCCGCATTCTGTCCAATGTCGACTTCAAGACCAATCGCAACAACCTGTTTGTGGTGGCCGTGTCGATCGGCTTCGGCATGATCCCGCTCGTCGCCCCCGACTTCAAGATGTGGATGCCGCATGGCATCCATCCGTTGATCGAGTCCGGCATCCTGCTGGCGTCGATCTCCGCTGTCGTGCTCAACGCCTTCTTCAACGGCACCAAAGTCGACGAGGCCGAAATTCGCGAGGCTGCACTGGCGTCGGAAGCCTGA
- a CDS encoding tetratricopeptide repeat protein, with product MRVSEFVRASAFSALVAAALLGAAGQALAFDDKVFDDKTGVKPQSNPWAVFQFGFSAYKNGHKDQAVEAYRYAAENGQIGATWKLARMYAEGDGVTRNDYEAFKFFSEIAEQDVEPGSPEESYVSDALVALGGYLKAGIPGSPVSPNSIAAQEYYMRAAANYRNPDAQFEMGKMFLKGDGGVKASVTQAGRWLQLAAEKGHAGAQATLGNLLFQSGKVVRGLAMMTAALERATPSDQPWIRGMQEEAFALADESDRRTAISLAQDILTKGNE from the coding sequence ATGCGGGTTTCCGAGTTTGTGAGAGCATCTGCGTTTTCGGCGCTTGTGGCGGCCGCCCTGCTCGGTGCGGCCGGACAGGCGCTTGCCTTCGACGACAAGGTGTTCGACGACAAGACCGGCGTAAAGCCGCAGTCGAACCCTTGGGCGGTGTTCCAGTTCGGCTTCTCCGCCTACAAGAACGGCCACAAGGACCAGGCTGTCGAAGCCTATCGTTATGCCGCCGAAAACGGCCAGATCGGCGCCACCTGGAAGCTTGCCCGCATGTATGCGGAAGGCGACGGCGTCACCCGCAACGACTATGAAGCCTTCAAGTTCTTCTCGGAGATCGCCGAGCAGGACGTCGAGCCCGGCTCGCCTGAGGAAAGCTATGTGTCCGACGCGCTGGTGGCGCTGGGCGGCTATTTGAAGGCCGGCATTCCGGGCAGCCCGGTCTCGCCCAATTCGATCGCCGCGCAGGAATATTACATGCGCGCCGCCGCCAACTACCGTAACCCGGATGCCCAGTTCGAGATGGGCAAGATGTTCCTCAAGGGCGATGGCGGCGTAAAGGCCAGTGTCACCCAGGCAGGCCGCTGGCTGCAGTTGGCCGCCGAGAAGGGCCATGCCGGTGCGCAGGCGACGCTTGGCAACCTGCTGTTCCAGAGCGGCAAGGTCGTGCGCGGCCTGGCCATGATGACGGCGGCTCTTGAGCGCGCCACCCCGTCCGATCAGCCCTGGATTCGCGGCATGCAGGAAGAGGCATTTGCGCTTGCCGACGAATCCGACCGCCGCACCGCCATTTCGCTTGCGCAGGATATCCTGACCAAGGGCAACGAGTAG
- a CDS encoding valine--tRNA ligase translates to MLEKTYDAKSVEPKIAKTWEEADAFKAGAGAPEGAEPFTIVIPPPNVTGSLHMGHALNNTLQDILVRFERMRGKNVLWQPGMDHAGIATQMVVERKLMEKQVHRRDLTREQFVEKVWEWKDESGGMIFNQLKRLGASCDWSRERFTMDEGLSKAVIEVFVTLHQQGLIYKDKRLVNWDPKLLTAISDLEVEQHEVNGNLWHFRYPVEGEVYDPENPATYITVATTRPETMLGDTAVAVHPDDTRYATLVGKNVVLPIVGRKIPIVADEYSDPEKGSGAVKITPAHDFNDFEVGKRHNLPQISILTVEASINIVDNDEFLEGVERTEMRERVWAQLQGLDRFAARKLVVQIMEEGGFLDKIEPHKHMVPHGDRGGVPIEPFLTDQWYVNAAELAKPAIKSVREGRTNFVPKNWEKTYFDWMENIQPWCVSRQLWWGHQIPAWYGPDGQVFVARTEEEALDAAVQHYLALEGPWKAWVEEQLENFEPGKILTRDEDVLDTWFSSALWPFSTLGWPDKTPELDTYYQTDVLVTGFDIIFFWVARMMMMGLHFMEEEPFHTVYVHALVRDKNGQKMSKSKGNVIDPLELIDEYGADALRFTLAIMAAQGRDVKLDPARIAGYRNFGTKLWNATRFAEMNGVARDDAFWLNDAKLTVNRWILTELTRASREITDAITAYRFNEAAGSAYRFVWNTFCDWYLELLKPIFMGEDEAAKAETQAVAAFVLDEIYKLLHPMMPFMTEELWAHTAGEGKERSSLLCHAAWPAPDFEDAAAAAEINWLVDLVSGIRSVRSEMNVPPAAIAPLVFVGANDVTLERLKRHQSAIARLARVGDITHAPAAPKGSAQIVAGEATACLPLGSLIDLSAEAARLQKELAKTTEEIARLHKKLSNEKFVASAPEEIVAAEREKLEEYRLAQQKLDTALARVREAG, encoded by the coding sequence ATGCTTGAGAAGACTTACGACGCCAAATCAGTCGAACCGAAGATCGCCAAGACGTGGGAAGAGGCCGATGCCTTCAAGGCTGGCGCCGGCGCGCCTGAGGGTGCCGAGCCGTTCACCATCGTGATCCCGCCGCCCAACGTTACCGGCTCGCTCCATATGGGCCACGCGCTCAACAACACGCTGCAGGACATCCTCGTGCGCTTCGAGCGCATGCGCGGCAAGAATGTGTTGTGGCAGCCGGGCATGGACCATGCAGGTATCGCCACCCAGATGGTCGTCGAACGCAAGCTGATGGAAAAACAGGTCCATCGCCGCGACCTGACGCGCGAACAGTTCGTCGAAAAGGTCTGGGAGTGGAAAGACGAGTCCGGCGGCATGATCTTCAACCAGCTGAAGCGGCTGGGTGCCTCCTGCGACTGGTCGCGTGAACGCTTCACCATGGATGAAGGTCTTTCGAAGGCCGTCATCGAAGTCTTCGTCACGCTGCACCAGCAGGGCCTGATCTACAAGGACAAGCGCCTTGTGAACTGGGACCCCAAGCTTTTGACCGCGATCTCCGATCTCGAAGTCGAGCAGCACGAGGTCAACGGCAACCTTTGGCACTTCCGCTATCCGGTCGAAGGCGAGGTCTACGATCCCGAGAACCCGGCCACCTACATCACGGTTGCGACCACGCGGCCCGAGACGATGCTTGGCGATACCGCCGTTGCCGTCCATCCCGACGACACGCGTTATGCGACTCTGGTCGGCAAGAACGTCGTGCTGCCTATCGTCGGCCGCAAGATTCCAATCGTCGCCGATGAATATTCCGATCCGGAAAAGGGTTCGGGCGCGGTCAAGATCACGCCGGCGCACGACTTCAACGATTTCGAGGTCGGCAAGCGCCACAACCTGCCGCAGATCAGCATTCTCACCGTCGAGGCGAGCATCAACATCGTCGACAATGACGAGTTCCTCGAGGGCGTCGAGCGCACCGAGATGCGAGAGCGCGTCTGGGCGCAGCTGCAGGGCCTCGACCGTTTTGCCGCGCGCAAGCTCGTTGTCCAGATCATGGAAGAGGGCGGTTTCCTCGACAAGATCGAGCCGCACAAGCACATGGTGCCGCATGGCGACCGAGGCGGCGTCCCGATCGAGCCGTTCCTGACCGACCAGTGGTATGTCAATGCCGCCGAGCTCGCCAAACCGGCGATCAAAAGCGTGCGCGAGGGCCGCACCAACTTCGTGCCCAAGAACTGGGAAAAGACCTATTTCGACTGGATGGAGAACATCCAGCCCTGGTGCGTGTCGCGCCAGCTGTGGTGGGGACATCAGATCCCGGCCTGGTATGGCCCGGACGGCCAGGTCTTTGTCGCGCGCACCGAAGAAGAGGCGCTGGATGCAGCCGTCCAGCACTATCTGGCGCTCGAAGGCCCGTGGAAGGCCTGGGTCGAGGAACAGCTCGAGAATTTCGAGCCGGGCAAGATTCTGACCCGCGACGAGGACGTGCTCGACACCTGGTTCTCGTCGGCGCTTTGGCCGTTCTCGACGCTTGGCTGGCCCGACAAGACGCCGGAGCTCGACACCTATTACCAGACCGACGTGCTGGTGACCGGCTTCGACATCATCTTCTTCTGGGTTGCCCGCATGATGATGATGGGCCTGCACTTCATGGAGGAGGAGCCGTTCCACACGGTCTACGTCCATGCGCTGGTTCGCGACAAGAACGGCCAGAAGATGTCGAAGTCCAAGGGCAACGTCATCGACCCGCTGGAGCTGATCGACGAGTACGGTGCCGACGCGCTGCGCTTCACGCTTGCCATCATGGCGGCGCAGGGGCGCGATGTGAAGCTCGATCCGGCGCGCATCGCCGGCTACCGCAACTTCGGTACAAAGCTGTGGAACGCCACGCGATTTGCCGAGATGAACGGTGTCGCGCGCGATGACGCGTTCTGGCTCAACGACGCCAAGCTGACTGTCAACCGCTGGATCCTGACGGAACTCACACGGGCTTCGCGCGAGATCACCGATGCGATCACTGCTTATCGTTTCAACGAGGCGGCAGGCAGCGCCTACCGGTTCGTCTGGAACACCTTCTGCGACTGGTATCTCGAGTTGCTCAAGCCGATCTTCATGGGCGAGGACGAAGCCGCCAAGGCCGAGACCCAGGCCGTGGCCGCCTTCGTGCTCGACGAGATCTACAAGCTGCTGCACCCGATGATGCCGTTCATGACGGAAGAGCTGTGGGCGCATACGGCGGGCGAGGGCAAGGAGCGGTCGTCGCTGCTGTGCCATGCTGCCTGGCCGGCGCCCGATTTCGAAGATGCGGCGGCTGCAGCCGAGATCAACTGGCTGGTCGATCTCGTCTCGGGCATCCGCTCGGTCCGTTCCGAGATGAACGTGCCGCCGGCCGCGATCGCACCGCTGGTCTTCGTCGGCGCCAACGACGTGACGCTGGAGCGCCTCAAGCGCCACCAGTCGGCGATTGCCCGTCTGGCCCGGGTCGGTGACATTACCCATGCGCCTGCGGCCCCCAAGGGCTCGGCACAGATCGTTGCCGGCGAAGCGACCGCCTGCCTGCCGCTGGGCAGCCTGATCGACCTCTCTGCCGAGGCTGCACGTCTGCAAAAGGAACTGGCGAAGACGACCGAAGAAATCGCCCGTCTGCACAAGAAGCTGTCGAACGAGAAGTTCGTGGCGTCGGCCCCGGAAGAGATCGTAGCGGCCGAGCGCGAGAAGCTGGAAGAATATCGCCTTGCCCAGCAGAAACTCGACACCGCGCTCGCCCGCGTGCGCGAAGCCGGCTGA